In the genome of Hippoglossus hippoglossus isolate fHipHip1 chromosome 4, fHipHip1.pri, whole genome shotgun sequence, one region contains:
- the LOC117760089 gene encoding regulator of G-protein signaling 21-like isoform X1 translates to MPSLTADPLNSQHFIMDKDDRKRNKNIGKNFMCRLQCMFSHSSSSESRLSLEDTQQWSQSLERLLESKYGLATFRNFLKSEYSDENIEFWLTCEDYKKIKSSFRMSSRAKKIYEQFIKAESPKEINIDYHTREQIKRNVKTPTTHCFDDAQKIVFGLMERDSYPRFLRSDIYRTLLENLAADATKG, encoded by the exons ATGCCCAGCCTAACCGCCGACCCACTCAACTCACAGCACTTCATCATGGACAAAgatgacaggaagagaaacaagaacAT TGGAAAGAACTTCATGTGCAGACTGCAGTGCATGTTCTCACACTCGTCCAGCTCGGAGAG CAGGCTAAGTTTAGAAGATACCCAACAATGGTCACAGTCACTGGAAAGGCTTCTGGAGTCTAAAT ATGGACTGGCAACCTTTCGTAACTTCCTCAAGTCTGAATACAGCGATGAGAATATTGAGTTCTGGCTCACCTGCGAGGACTACAAGAAGATCAAGTCTTCGTTCAGAATGTCCTCACGGGCCAAGAAGATTTatgagcagttcatcaaagcaGAATCTCCAAAAGAG ATCAACATCGACTATCACACCCGAGAGCAGATCAAAAGGAACGTCAAGACTCCCACCACGCACTGCTTCGACGACGCTCAGAAGATAGTTTTCGGGCTGATGGAGAGAGACTCGTACCCACGGTTCCTCCGCTCTGACATTTATAGAACTCTCCTGGAAAACCTCGCCGCCGATGCCACGAAGGGATGA
- the LOC117760089 gene encoding regulator of G-protein signaling 1-like isoform X2 produces the protein MPSLTADPLNSQHFIMDKDDRKRNKNIGKNFMCRLQCMFSHSSSSERLSLEDTQQWSQSLERLLESKYGLATFRNFLKSEYSDENIEFWLTCEDYKKIKSSFRMSSRAKKIYEQFIKAESPKEINIDYHTREQIKRNVKTPTTHCFDDAQKIVFGLMERDSYPRFLRSDIYRTLLENLAADATKG, from the exons ATGCCCAGCCTAACCGCCGACCCACTCAACTCACAGCACTTCATCATGGACAAAgatgacaggaagagaaacaagaacAT TGGAAAGAACTTCATGTGCAGACTGCAGTGCATGTTCTCACACTCGTCCAGCTCGGAGAG GCTAAGTTTAGAAGATACCCAACAATGGTCACAGTCACTGGAAAGGCTTCTGGAGTCTAAAT ATGGACTGGCAACCTTTCGTAACTTCCTCAAGTCTGAATACAGCGATGAGAATATTGAGTTCTGGCTCACCTGCGAGGACTACAAGAAGATCAAGTCTTCGTTCAGAATGTCCTCACGGGCCAAGAAGATTTatgagcagttcatcaaagcaGAATCTCCAAAAGAG ATCAACATCGACTATCACACCCGAGAGCAGATCAAAAGGAACGTCAAGACTCCCACCACGCACTGCTTCGACGACGCTCAGAAGATAGTTTTCGGGCTGATGGAGAGAGACTCGTACCCACGGTTCCTCCGCTCTGACATTTATAGAACTCTCCTGGAAAACCTCGCCGCCGATGCCACGAAGGGATGA